In Gemmata obscuriglobus, a single genomic region encodes these proteins:
- a CDS encoding TIGR02996 domain-containing protein produces the protein MSDEAALRRAIDAEPDGDTPRLVYAGWLDDTGPGHSGRRDGDRRARQPPQLTIADTQRTRIHQRRISGIRGTSAKTCGRSLKTHLRLVGMIPRFVRSDVANAIFPLPVPARSGSHGVGQNCNYPASRRSWAIPPWRPFV, from the coding sequence ATGAGCGATGAAGCGGCGCTGCGGCGAGCGATCGACGCTGAGCCGGACGGTGATACGCCGCGGCTCGTATATGCCGGCTGGCTCGACGACACTGGACCTGGGCACTCTGGACGACGAGACGGCGATCGTCGGGCTCGGCAACCTCCCCAACTTACAATCGCTGACACTCAACGGACGCGAATACACCAGAGGCGAATTTCAGGAATTCGCGGCACAAGTGCTAAAACGTGCGGACGCTCTCTCAAAACCCACTTACGGCTTGTTGGGATGATCCCTCGCTTTGTGCGAAGTGACGTTGCGAACGCCATTTTCCCTTTGCCGGTTCCAGCCCGAAGCGGGAGCCACGGCGTCGGTCAGAATTGTAACTACCCAGCTTCGCGCCGGTCGTGGGCAATCCCACCGTGGCGGCCCTTCGTCTAA
- a CDS encoding NAD-dependent succinate-semialdehyde dehydrogenase translates to MSALPVKNRQLFINGAWCESSTGNKLPVVNPATEETLADVSFGNRADTAKAVAAASAALPGWMKLTPYDRAKFLKKIADLMRERADAISRVMTMEQGKPLVEAKGEVMHSADTFEWFAEEGKRAYGQVIPPANAAKRHMTIKHPVGVVGAIAPWNFPLTLLCRKIAPALAAGCTIVAKPSELTPLCGIALFELIEDAKLPPGVANMVLGPGEEVATEFMENPAVRKVSFTGSTRVGKILMKQAADQVKRLSLELGGHAPFIVFPDADPEVVAKAAVLGKFRNNGQVCISPSRFFVHQDIAKKFTEVAVEEAKKLKLGNGLEDGVVVGPMIEQKRVDATRELIADATGKGAACLTGGGRPKGSAFEHGYFMEPTILRGVTPDAKILTDEPFAPVMPVLDFSKLDEVIAAANSTKYGLAAYVFTNDLSIAWRMAEGLEAGIIGLNDPVPATPQCPFGGMKESGMGRELAHEGLEAYLETKYVSMMLRG, encoded by the coding sequence ATGTCCGCTTTGCCCGTCAAGAACCGCCAACTGTTCATCAACGGGGCGTGGTGCGAGTCGTCCACCGGTAACAAGCTCCCGGTCGTCAACCCCGCGACCGAAGAGACCCTTGCGGACGTCAGCTTCGGTAACCGCGCTGACACCGCCAAGGCCGTCGCGGCGGCGTCCGCGGCCCTTCCGGGCTGGATGAAATTGACGCCCTACGACCGCGCGAAGTTCTTGAAGAAGATCGCCGACCTGATGCGCGAGCGCGCCGATGCCATCAGCCGGGTGATGACGATGGAGCAGGGCAAGCCCCTCGTCGAGGCGAAGGGCGAGGTGATGCACTCCGCGGACACCTTCGAGTGGTTCGCGGAGGAGGGCAAGCGGGCCTACGGGCAGGTGATCCCGCCGGCCAACGCCGCCAAGCGGCACATGACCATCAAGCACCCAGTCGGTGTGGTCGGTGCGATCGCGCCGTGGAACTTCCCGCTCACGCTCCTGTGCCGCAAAATCGCGCCGGCGCTGGCCGCGGGTTGCACCATCGTTGCGAAGCCGTCGGAACTCACCCCGCTGTGCGGCATCGCGCTGTTCGAACTGATCGAAGACGCCAAGCTGCCGCCGGGCGTCGCGAACATGGTGCTGGGGCCGGGCGAAGAGGTCGCGACCGAGTTCATGGAGAACCCGGCGGTGCGCAAGGTGAGCTTCACCGGCTCCACGCGGGTCGGCAAGATCCTTATGAAGCAGGCCGCGGACCAAGTGAAGCGGCTCAGCCTCGAACTCGGCGGCCACGCGCCGTTCATCGTGTTCCCGGACGCCGACCCCGAAGTGGTCGCCAAGGCCGCCGTACTCGGCAAGTTCCGCAATAACGGACAGGTGTGCATCAGCCCCAGCCGCTTCTTCGTTCACCAGGACATCGCGAAGAAGTTCACCGAGGTGGCGGTCGAAGAGGCCAAGAAGCTTAAACTCGGCAACGGACTGGAAGACGGGGTCGTCGTGGGGCCGATGATCGAACAGAAGCGGGTCGACGCCACCCGCGAACTGATCGCCGATGCGACGGGGAAGGGGGCCGCTTGCCTGACGGGCGGCGGTCGCCCCAAGGGGTCGGCGTTCGAGCACGGCTACTTCATGGAGCCCACCATTCTGCGGGGTGTAACGCCGGACGCGAAGATTTTGACGGACGAGCCGTTCGCGCCGGTCATGCCGGTGCTCGACTTCTCCAAGCTCGACGAGGTGATCGCTGCCGCCAACAGCACGAAATACGGTCTCGCCGCCTACGTGTTTACGAACGACCTGAGCATCGCGTGGCGGATGGCGGAGGGGCTGGAGGCGGGCATC
- a CDS encoding MOSC domain-containing protein: MKVVALSVGGPREIEWNGDTVRTSIFKTPTERRLRVSALNIEGDEQSDLSVHGGTEKAVYAYPSEHYPLWQKDLSGADLSEAAFGENLTTEGLTEEVRIGDRFRIGTAEFVVTQPRMPCFKLGIKFGRQDVLRRMLRTGRTGFYFSVAVEGEIGAGDTIELVQESQDELTVSDVVRLFTVEAKNQTLLRRVMRSPVLPQNWKDYFGERLE, encoded by the coding sequence ATGAAAGTCGTCGCGCTGAGTGTCGGCGGGCCGCGCGAGATTGAATGGAACGGCGATACGGTGCGGACCTCGATCTTCAAGACGCCGACCGAGCGCCGGCTACGGGTTTCCGCGCTCAACATCGAAGGAGACGAGCAGTCGGATCTGTCGGTCCACGGCGGGACCGAGAAGGCCGTGTACGCGTACCCGTCCGAGCACTACCCGTTGTGGCAGAAGGACCTCTCGGGCGCGGACCTGTCCGAAGCGGCGTTCGGAGAAAACCTGACCACCGAAGGGCTGACGGAAGAGGTGCGCATCGGCGACCGATTCCGAATCGGGACGGCCGAGTTCGTTGTCACCCAGCCCCGCATGCCCTGCTTCAAATTGGGGATCAAGTTCGGGCGGCAAGACGTACTCCGCCGGATGCTCAGGACCGGCCGAACCGGGTTCTATTTCTCGGTAGCGGTTGAGGGCGAGATCGGTGCCGGCGACACCATCGAGTTGGTTCAGGAATCGCAAGACGAACTGACCGTGAGTGATGTGGTCCGACTGTTCACAGTGGAAGCAAAGAACCAAACCCTGCTCCGCAGGGTCATGCGGTCCCCGGTGCTGCCGCAGAACTGGAAGGACTACTTCGGCGAACGGCTCGAGTGA